In one window of Henckelia pumila isolate YLH828 chromosome 1, ASM3356847v2, whole genome shotgun sequence DNA:
- the LOC140867774 gene encoding GTP-binding protein OBGC, chloroplastic-like yields MPFSSIFSHCTPLCSSLSKPNSNSKKQRFITNPKPNNFQLQNYGEATSFTRLPPKDDFVIDNSPSHVLAEVIKVSDFKLTPTKTRNLGEDTGFSSRNGNVKENFKFDNEDFELHDLNSDSEDEDEGISKTVGFDYERFELYEVNSDSEYHDEDDFDDEEAGLGNESEEIKEKEKGVPAVMRCFDRAKIYVKSGDGGNGVVAFRREKFVPLGGPSGGDGGRGGNVYVEVDESMNSLLSFRNSVHFRAGRGRHGQGQQKVGAKGEDMLIKVPPGTVVREANGSVLFEVLHPGQRALLLPGGRGGRGNASFKTGMNKAPKIAENGEEGTEMWFELELKLVADVGIVGAPNAGKSTFLSVISAAKPEIANYPFTTLLPNLGVVSFDYDATMVVADLPGLLEGAHRGFGLGHEFLRHTERCSVLVHIVDGSSEQTEYEFDAVRLELEMFSPELAQKPFIVAFNKMDLPEAREKWASFKETLQARGIEAFCMSAVTREGTDEVISSAHELVRNKTRENNDKVMMDPINLNYMADKLQKQRAVPINEFNISHDDSSNAWHVDGAGLQRFVQMTNWRYKDSERRFQHVLEACGVTKSLKKLGVKEGDTVIVGEMEMIWNDAPDGSSPSTRNRWAAEKFE; encoded by the exons ATGCCATTTTCCTCTATCTTTTCACACTGCACACCTCTCTGCTCATCTCTCTCTAAGCCCAATTCCAATTCAAAGAAACAGCGTTTCATCACAAACCCGAAACCAAACAATTTCCAACTCCAGAACTATGGAGAAGCCACCAGCTTTACCCGCCTCCCTCCTAAAGACGATTTTGTTATCGATAATTCACCTTCCCACGTGTTGGCTGAAGTAATCAAGGTATCTGATTTTAAGCTTACGCCCACCAAAACACGGAATCTTGGAGAGGATACTGGGTTTAGTTCAAGAAATGGAAATGTTAAAGAAAACTTTAAATTTGATAACGAGGATTTTGAACTTCATGATTTGAATTCGGATTCCGAGGATGAGGATGAGGGAATTAGCAAGACGGTGGGGTTTGATTATGAACGGTTTGAGTTATATGAagtgaattcggattcagagtACCACGATGAGGATGATTTTGATGATGAAGAAGCTGGGTTGGGGAATGAATCGGAGGAAATCAAGGAGAAGGAGAAAGGAGTGCCGGCAGTGATGAGGTGTTTTGATAGGGCAAAAATATATGTAAAATCGGGCGACGGTGGAAATGGGGTGGTGGCTTTCAGGAGGGAGAAATTTGTGCCGTTGGGGGGACCATCTGGCGGAGATGGTGGGAGGGGAGGAAATGTGTATGTGGAGGTCGATGAATCAATGAATTCATTGTTGTCATTTAGGAATAGTGTACATTTTCGAGCCGGAAGGGGCAGACATGGGCAAGGGCAGCAGAAAGTCGGAGCAAAAGGTGAAGACATGTTGATTAAGGTTCCTCCGGGGACTGTTGTGAGGGAGGCTAATGGTAGTGTGCTCTTTGAGGTGTTGCATCCAGGGCAGAGGGCATTGTTATTGCCAGGAGGGAGAGGTGGGAGGGGGAATGCTTCTTTTAAGACGGGAATGAATAAAGCGCCCAAGATTGCGGAGAATGGAGAAGAAGGGACTGAAAT GTGGTTCGAGTTGGAGTTGAAGTTGGTTGCGGATGTTGGGATTGTTGGAGCTCCAAATGCTGGGAAAAGCACGTTTCTTAGTGTCATCAGTGCTGCAAAGCCTGAAATTGCTAATTATCCCTTCACCACATTGCTGCCAAATCTCGGCGTCGTTTCATTTGATTATGATGCTACTATGGTAGTTGCTGATTTACCAGGCTTACTAGAAGGAGCGCACCGAGGTTTTGGATTAGGACATGAGTTTCTTAGGCATACAGAGAGATGTTCGGTTCTG GTGCATATAGTTGATGGCTCATCAGAGCAGACCGAGTACGAGTTTGATGCTGTCCGTCTTGAGCTGGAAATGTTTAGTCCTGAACTCGCTCAAAAGCCTTTTATTGTAGCATTTAACAAAATGGATCTACCGGAAGCACGAGAAAAATGGGCTTCATTTAAAGAGACTTTACAAGCTCGTGGAATTGAAGCTTTTTGTATGAGTGCAGTTACGAGGGAAGGCACAGATGAAGTGATAAGTTCTGCACATGAACTTGTTCGGAATAAAACTAGGGAGAATAATGATAAGG TTATGATGGATCCGATAAACCTGAATTATATGGCTGATAAGTTGCAGAAGCAGCGGGCAGTGCCTATAAACGAGTTCAATATCTCACATGATGACAGCAGTAATGCTTGGCATGTTGACGGAGCCGGTTTGCAACGGTTTGTCCAGATGACCAACTGGAG ATACAAAGATTCTGAACGAAGATTTCAGCATGTTCTAGAGGCATGTGGAGTGACAAAATCGCTCAAGAAACTTGGAGTAAAAGAGGGTGATACTGTGATTGTCGGAGAG ATGGAAATGATTTGGAATGATGCACCAGACGGTTCAAGTCCCTCAACCAGGAACAGATGGGCTGCAGAAAAATTTGAGTGA
- the LOC140862409 gene encoding uncharacterized protein, with protein sequence MNKRIEELTLGKSAMRIQEVWCEKCGAEHFTKDCQTGNPSYQPDGGMVNHVGNQNRPRNDPFSNTYNPGWRQHSNFSWGGQNNRPYGNQNYGKKPQEEKSSMEQMMQKFISSTETRIQNQDASIKNLENQIGQLAKAMSSRELGTLPSDTKKNPKEQVKAVELRIGKKIEGERQREKESEPSTPGTTAGKSSNSTQPHTSQSNIVIPPPFPASLKKAKLDSQFAKFLEVFKKLNINIPFADALMQMPSYAKFLKEILSSKRKLEEHAMISLTKNCSALVQNKIPPKQKDPGIFSIPCVINDVQFQKSLCDLGASINLMPYSIFRKLNLGEPKSTRMSLQLADSSIKYPRGIIEDVLVKVDKFIFSVDFVVLDMEEDLDMPLILGRHFLATGKALIDVQKGELHLRVGEEKISFDDTFQEPLEAALISPHRDDIVNGDKEEMTAYLNDNQSWRKGGKLRLEDLGDRKDIVLQKPSLEEPPTVDLKPLPTHLKYVFLGENENLPVIISSSLTGEMKARLLDVLKSHKSMFSWKVADIKGINPSICMHKILMEENINPMVQPQRRLNPKMKEVVKAETIKFLDAGIIYPISDSAWSFDACLNNLNTVLMRCEETNLVLNWEKRHFMVTEDTPFNFDSTCLQAFEFLREKLVTAPVLTSPDWDLPFENDTEEIDDWFPDEKLFAIEH encoded by the exons ATGAATAAGAGGATAGAAGAGCTAACTCTAGGGAAGTCTGCGATGCGTATTCAAGAGGTGTGGTGTGAGAAATGTGGTGCTGAACACTTCACGAAAGATTGTCAAACTGGCAATCCATCATATCAACCAGATGGAGGAATGGTAAACCATGTAGGAAATCAGAATCGCCCCAGGAATGATCCATTCTCAAACACTTATAATCCAGGGTGGAGACAACATTCGAATTTTTCGTGGGGAGGACAGAATAATAGGCCATATGGGAATCAGAACTACGGAAAAAAGCCTCAAGAGGAGAAGTCAAGCATGGAACAGATGATGCAAAAATTCATATCATCCACTGAGACCAGAATACAGAATCAGGATGCATCGATTAAGAACTTGGAAAATCAGATTGGGCAGTTAGCCAAAGCGATGTCCAGCAGAGAGCTAGGTACTTTACCAAGTGACACAAAAAAGAATCCAAAGGAGCAGGTCAAGGCTGTTGAATTAAGAATTGGGAAGAAAATCGAAGGTGAGAGACAAAGAGAGAAAGAGTCAGAACCGTCTACACCAGGGACAACTGCAGGTAAGTCCTCTAATTCTACACAACCACACACATCACAGTCAAATATTGTTATTCCACCACCTTTTCCTGCATCTCTCAAGAAGGCCAAACTAGATTCTCAGTTTGCCAAATTCCTAGAAGTattcaagaaattgaatatAAATATCCCATTCGCTGATGCACTGATGCAAATGCCTAGTTACGCTAAATTTCTGAAGGAAATTCTCTCCAGCAAGAGAAAATTGGAGGAGCATGCAATGATTAGCCTAACAAAAAATTGTTCTGCGCTAGTTCAGAACAAGATTCCACCAAAGCAAAAAGATCCAGGGATTTTTTCTATTCCTTGTGTTATTAATGATGTGCAATTTCAAAAATCTTTGTGTGACTTAGGTGCGAGTATAAACTTAATGCCATATTCTATTTTCAGGAAACTGAACTTGGGAGAGCCGAAATCCACCCGGATGTCATTGCAACTGGCGGACAGTTCTATCAAATATCCCAGGGGAATAATAGAGGATGTGCTAGTGAAAGTCGATAAGTTCATCTTTTCGGTGGATTTCGtggtgcttgatatggaagaggactTGGACATGCCACTTATATTGGGAAGACATTTCCTGGCAACAGGGAAAGCATTAATCGATGTCCAAAAAGGAGAGCTACATCTGAGAGTGGGAGAGGAGAAAATTTcctttgat GATACATTTCAGGAACCATTAGAAGCCGCACTAATATCCCCTCATCGTGATGACATAGTCAATGGGGATAAAGAAGAGATGACAGCTTACTTGAATGATAACCAGTCATGGAGGAAAGGTGGCAAGCTCAGACTCGAAGATCTTGGTGACCGGAAGGATATAGTCCTCCAGAAACCAAGTCTTGAAGAACCACCAACTGTGGATTTGAAACCATTACCTACCCATCTCAAATATGTCTTTTTAGGTGAGAATGAAAATTTACCTGTCATAATTTCTTCTTCCTTGACAGGTGAGATGAAGGCCAGACTGCTAGACGTTCTCAAAAGTCATAAGAGTATGTTTTCCTGGAAGGTTGCAGATATCAAAGGCATTAATCCATCTATCTGCATGCACAAGATATTAATGGAAGAGAACATCAACCCCATGGTCCAACCACAGAGGAGACTGAATCCCAAGATGAAAGAAGTGGTAAAGGCTGAAACAATAAAATTTCTGGATGCAGGTATCATTTATCCAATTTCTGATAGTGCATGG tcttttgatgcatgtctgaATAATCTTAACACTGTTTTGATGAGATGTGAGGAAACAAACTTGGTACTCAACTGGGAAAAGCGTCACTTCATGGTGACCGAAG ATACGCCTTTTAATTTCGATTCCACTTGTTTGCAAGCATTTGAATTTCTGAGAGAAAAATTGGTGACTGCACCAGTGCTGACTTCACCAGATTGGGATCTTCCGTTTGAG AATGATACTGAGGAAATAGATGATTGGTTTCCTGATGAGAAGTTGTTTGCCATAGAACACTAA